The segment TGGAAGGTAGGAAACCACCAAGGGTAAGCCCTTGAATTAGGCTGTTCAAAGCTTGACCGATAAACGTAAAACCAAACATGAGGGGTAGGTCAGTATACAGTCTGCCAGGCTGGTCATGCCATACCTTGAATAGATAGGTAGAAAGAAGAAAAGAAACTACGGCTGCGATAATACTAGAAAGTGAGATTAAATCGAAAGGGATTTGCATTCGGTAGGACACCACCAAGCTATCTTCAATCAAGATATCTGGACTGTAACTTATAAGCTCGTAAGGGTACCAAGAAACAGAATTTCAGAGATATCGAATTCCCGATTCACTGGTTCCATTGTTTGCGTTTTCACTTGTGTTCGATCTGGCTAGAGAAATGACAGTCAAATTCCTAAGCCAAATAATCCAGTAGTTTCCTCTTTACCATTTCAATATCAAAGGTCTTGACCATAAGAAAAAGAAGAGCAAAGATTATGCCAAACAGCAGGAAAGTAACTATCATTAGATTCGGATCTGCAAAGGAAAAATCCGGACCTTGAGCAGTAGGTTCAGGTCCCAGTTTGAATCCCTCATTGACAAAATTAAGCATTGTATGTGCAGAAATGGTACCCAACAAGGTTTTCTCTTTGGAAAAGCTGTGATAATAGAGTCCGAAGAAAGCACCAATAACCGCGGAAAAGGCAACCATCTTGGCAATCTCAGTAATCAAAGTGGTACCTTCAAGGCCATTCGCAAATGGCCAACAAGCATGCCATATACCAAAAATCAGTGAGGAAAGCAGAATTGCTCTACCTGGAGATAGGAATCTCATCAGTGAATTCTGTAGCAATCCTCTAAAGAGAACCTCCTCAAAAATGGCATTTATTGCAAAAAATCCGAACATATACAGGAGCAAGAGTGGCCCAACAATAGTGATGTTAAGTGGGTATGCGGGATTAAAGAAAATGGCGTATAGAACAACACTTAGCATATCTATTCCCATAACGATAACGAGACCGATTAAAACGCCAATAGGTAGTTGAATCCGCCAGTCTCGAGTTGAGAGGCCAAGTACGGAATCGAATTCGGATTTCCGGAACACCCAGAAGTAACCTAGAATAATGAGTAGTGGTCCAAGCTTTGAGGGCATCACATTGAATTCACTGCCGCCAAGACCAAACACGAAAATATCCATCAATCTCCAGACTGTACCGATACTCAGCATCAACATAGCAACATGGGGAAGAGCAAGTTCAGAATGGGTAGTCGGTGTTCCTTCACTGACGTGAGGATTCTTAATGAGTTTCGACTTCATAATTTCAGCAACCTAATTTCTATACAGTCTAACGTTGTTGAGATGCAATATAAGCCGCTACAAATCAAAAATCGTTCTTTTTTCCAACATTATTACTATGAATAAGTTTTGCCGCATGTATTCATTCGAAAATATCCGAAAAAGGTCTCTCAACCCTCTTGCCCGTGGAGACGAGTCTCTGCAGTTTCAGAGCGACTTTACGATTGCCTAAAGCAATTCCTCCAACAACAGTATGATCCTTCAATACTGCTTTGAAATAGGTACCTTCCTTTTCATCAACCTGGACCACCGATTCAAATTTGGGTGACACAGGGTTGAATTCCCCAATAGATGTAAGATCAATTCCCGCGACTTTCAAGGTGTTTCTTGGAGTTGTGCTGTTGTAATGCGTACTTCCCAAATCCACCATGTTCCGTGCTGCTACTTTTCCTGTGTCCAAAGCTACAGGAATGATACCCCACGAGATTCCTTGCCATTCCGTGCAATCACCAGCTGCAAAACAACCTTTTTCTGATGTTTGCATATGTGCGTCGACGACAATACCTCGATTACACCTAAGACCTGCTGTTTTTGCTAATGCAATGTTGGGTCGCACCCCAGTTGCAATTATCACCATATCGCCTTCTACTCGATCCCCTGTTGTAGATTCAAGAGCTTCAACTTCCTTATCTCCGAGAATCTTCTTACATTCAAAATTCATCAAAATGTTGAGACCGAGCTGATTCAATCTCTTGAGTAGGACAGAGCTTGCGGCTGAATCTAGTTGCTTTGGAAGCAGAGTATCGATATGTGAAATAGTAAGAGTATTGCCGCCATATTTTTCCAGAGCAGCAGCAATTTCAATGCCGAGAATCCCTCCACCGATGATTATCTGCCGATTGGTCGTTTCTATTCCTTTGCGGATCGTAGCTGCGTCCCTCAAAGTGCGAAGCGTATGAACATTTTCTTTGTCGGCACCATGAATCGGTGGAATCCATGGATGGCTTCCAACAGCAACAAGGATTCGATCATATCCATCATATCTTTTGGCGGTAGTCTTTAGGCTCATGGAGTCAACGTCAAGTTTTTTTACAGGTTCTTCCAAATAGAGATGAGCATTGTATTGCTCATGCCATTCAGGCGAGTACTGAATCAAATCCTGTATCGATACAGCTCCTGCGAGAAAGTCGATGATTCTTGGCCGAGGGTAGTAGGAGTAAGGCTCATCACTGAAAACATCCATAGCTATAGTTGCGTCCATTCTCCCCAGTTCACGGACCGCTGTTATCGCTGCAGTTCCATTCCCCACAATTGCCAATTTCTTCATCTATGGAATTCTCCATCTTGAAACTTGAGCATGTGGAAACCGCCGTCTTCCCCTTATTGAGTGTGACGGCTAATCACTTCAAATTGCAATCACGAATCGCAAGAAAATCCCTGATGCAATACAGGTCCCGCTAAGATAGACCGATGACAAAATCCATATTTTACATACCGCGACAAATGAAACACGGGATAACAATTGTCAGAAAATGAGTTAAGCATTACCAGAGGCACGATGTCAAAGGATTTGGACTCCAGAGAAAGGATTGAAAGAACAAAAGCAATCATATTCGACCTTCATCATACAATCACAAAAACGCGAGAGAGCCCTTCAGAACTCCTGCGCAACATTCTAGCGGAATTCAAAATAGAAGTAGCTAATATTTCCAATAACACGCTCCAAGAAGCTTTCGAATACATGGATAGATGGATGGCTAGGTATCAAGTCGAGCAGAATGTTGGACCTCACTGGGGCGGTAAAGCAGAAGATTGGATTCAGGCAGACAGGATAATGCTGGAGAGACTTGGATATGAGTTTTCTGAACAGAAGATTCTCGAGATAGAGAAGAAATGGAAAAGAGAGACGAAAAGCGCTGATTTTGAATGGCTCATCGAAGAAGCAATTGAAACCATGCAGGTACTTCATTCGAGAGGATATATTCTGGCTATTGCCACTCGAAGGCATGATAATCCAACAGGCAAACTGAAACATGCTGAAGTGACCGACCTAATTTCCTGTATCGAATGGAGCGGTGTATCCGGATATGCGAAGCCCAATCCATATACCCTACTTTCTGTATCAAAACAAATAGAAGTCAACCCGCGATTATGCGCATATGTTGGCAACTACGTTGACTTAGATGTTATAGCTGCTAGGAGAGCAGAAATGGTGCCAGTACTTACCACCTGGGCGAATCCAGATGAAGAAGGCAAGGCGCCAGAAGATACGATAATTATTGATTCAGTAGATGAGCTTATTCATTTATTCTTAGGGAGCTGATTTAGTCTCCTTCGTAGCTGTTTCATCACGACTTGATGAGCCTCGTATACGCGCACCTATCTTTTTCACAACGCCAAGAAGAGCCTCTTTGAACGAAGTGAGCAATCGCGTTGGTAATACGATTACACCAAAAAGCTTACGCAGAATCTTATCCTTCATTGTTGCGCGTTCAGGATATGCAATATAAGCAAGTGTATGTTCTTTTAGTACATCCTCAAGAGCCACCGCAAAAGCTTGTTTGGCTAGGTTCGATAGATCTAATCCCCGAAAAATGCCAGAGCGAGCAAATTCCTTCTTATCGATTACACTTTTCCACTTGAGATATTCTGCCTTTTCAATCAGATCCTCGAGTGCGCTTTGAAGCTCCTCTAGGTATGGTAGAAGCGCTTTCTCTAAATCTGTAGGAGTTGGTTCGGTTTTGAGGTCTTCATAGACGGATCTTATGGCACTGCGCTGACGCCATGGTGGGGTGAACCACAGCTCATGCAATAAACCCTCTACTTTTCTCAAAGTCTCTTCATTTCGTCTCTCAATGTGAGCTGGAATCC is part of the Candidatus Thorarchaeota archaeon genome and harbors:
- a CDS encoding CPBP family intramembrane metalloprotease → MKSKLIKNPHVSEGTPTTHSELALPHVAMLMLSIGTVWRLMDIFVFGLGGSEFNVMPSKLGPLLIILGYFWVFRKSEFDSVLGLSTRDWRIQLPIGVLIGLVIVMGIDMLSVVLYAIFFNPAYPLNITIVGPLLLLYMFGFFAINAIFEEVLFRGLLQNSLMRFLSPGRAILLSSLIFGIWHACWPFANGLEGTTLITEIAKMVAFSAVIGAFFGLYYHSFSKEKTLLGTISAHTMLNFVNEGFKLGPEPTAQGPDFSFADPNLMIVTFLLFGIIFALLFLMVKTFDIEMVKRKLLDYLA
- a CDS encoding NAD(P)/FAD-dependent oxidoreductase — encoded protein: MKKLAIVGNGTAAITAVRELGRMDATIAMDVFSDEPYSYYPRPRIIDFLAGAVSIQDLIQYSPEWHEQYNAHLYLEEPVKKLDVDSMSLKTTAKRYDGYDRILVAVGSHPWIPPIHGADKENVHTLRTLRDAATIRKGIETTNRQIIIGGGILGIEIAAALEKYGGNTLTISHIDTLLPKQLDSAASSVLLKRLNQLGLNILMNFECKKILGDKEVEALESTTGDRVEGDMVIIATGVRPNIALAKTAGLRCNRGIVVDAHMQTSEKGCFAAGDCTEWQGISWGIIPVALDTGKVAARNMVDLGSTHYNSTTPRNTLKVAGIDLTSIGEFNPVSPKFESVVQVDEKEGTYFKAVLKDHTVVGGIALGNRKVALKLQRLVSTGKRVERPFSDIFE
- a CDS encoding HAD family hydrolase produces the protein MSENELSITRGTMSKDLDSRERIERTKAIIFDLHHTITKTRESPSELLRNILAEFKIEVANISNNTLQEAFEYMDRWMARYQVEQNVGPHWGGKAEDWIQADRIMLERLGYEFSEQKILEIEKKWKRETKSADFEWLIEEAIETMQVLHSRGYILAIATRRHDNPTGKLKHAEVTDLISCIEWSGVSGYAKPNPYTLLSVSKQIEVNPRLCAYVGNYVDLDVIAARRAEMVPVLTTWANPDEEGKAPEDTIIIDSVDELIHLFLGS